The window gtttaatatttaggGATATATAGTGAATTGCTTGATTAGATGATTTTGGTGGGACAAGAAACTAACAATTTATAGGCTATCTCAACTTGAACGTAGTTGGTAGGTAAATTCACCAGGAGAGTTACATTCGTCTGTGACTGTTATGACAATTAATCTTTGAATTGAAAACATGGAGGTGTTACACTTTACAAACCGACTCGCTCAAATTGCATATACGTTTTTACGaattatttcaaataaatatGTGTTAgctatttttttgtaataaataagTTGACTCAACTCTGTAACCATCTTTTATCTTACAATAGAAAACCCTGTACTTAAATATTTTGTAGCATACAgtacttttatattttaaatataaacccCATGAGAAAAACAAATCTGAACATGTCAAATCTAAACGTAATACGTTATGTTTCTAATTatagtttttggttttcttcATCTTTTATACTGAATTAACTTCAACATACTGTCCTTCTGTTACCTAAATTTGGTGTTGTGTATTTCCACCGAGTACACTAGAGTTTTAGTGAGGAAAACACATGAATCATGTATAAACTTGATCTGCCTGAAGAGCAGGATTCTGCTGTCTTAAAGACCCAAACCAATAGatcaaaacataatttttcaTTGCAAGTGTTACAGCAAGTTTAAATCCATTGTAGACCACCTTAACTTCATTGTTTGATAAACAGTAGTCATACAAGAACTTCCAAGTTATTCAtaaacgcaaaaaaaaaaaagcatctcAACTCAACACCGTCATCAGCAAGCAGAGAGTATGAATGTATGAGACAGAAACTAATCAGTTGTTGTCTCGGGAAGCTGAGGAGCTTCAGTTTGTCTCAAGCTTTCAAGAGCAGAGATCCTTCTATCCAGAGAGTCATGAAAAGCCTTTGCCTGAAGAAAACAGAGATCGTATCTACAGTCAGTAACCATGCCGGTATTCTAATATATAGTTAAAGCTACAGCTTAATTAAATGCTGCTAATTTTAAGAATGATAACGGCCCTGCCTCAACTCGATCAACACTCACATTTCTCAGGATACACACAATGATGAGCATTGTGTGTTTCAACTCTAGCAGTATTCATTATTATCAAATGCTTGAAGGTTTTCTGATTCTCAAGATTTACATAGAACTAGGAGGCTGTTCTAAAGCATTAACGGGTATGAAACTCAAGCGTGTACCTTGTAAATGACCAAATCTAACAAAGAGTCATAGGTTGCATACGAAGCTGAATCGATAGAGTCATAGAGATACGATAGAGTTTCCATAAAATCTCCTTATTACGCTAACGAAGTGTATCGATTCAGGCTTTTTGGCAAACAAAACCTAACCTCCACCGAAGAGAGAATCGAAAGAAATGGATCCGATACGAGAATAAAGAGAAATCGATTGCAAACCTGCTGAGAAATGGATTCGTGAGCGACTTTGTAATCCTTATAGAGAACAGAGAGGCCTATGAAAGACGCAGTCGCAGCTCCGGCGAAGAAAGATGCCATTCTCACCCTCAACACGTaccccatcttcttcttcctcctcctaaTCTCTCAAATCGCTCCCAAATCGAATTTGCTTATGAGACCCGCCCCGAATCTAAAAGCGACGTCGTTTCTCTCAAATCGAACCGGCTAAATTAGGTTCACTTTGCCTTAACCGAGATAACCGGTTTAGTTATTCTTAAACGAACCTGGATAATGGGCTGAAGATAACAAGGCCCAAGAGAAGGCCCAAAAGAAACAGAAACACGATCTTCTTCACTCCAGAGGAGTAGAAAAATAGAGGAATCATTTGATGCGACTGTAGAGTTTCTTCACACAGTTTCCGAGTCGTCTCTCTCGATCGTCTCTTCCGCGTCAATCATCTTCGTTCCTTTAAAACCTCTCCTCAGCTACTCTCTTCCTCAATCGTAATCCCTATCCATCCTCCACCTCTGCGTCTCTTAGCTTGAATCTCTCTAGGGTTTACCCACCATTTCCGATAAAACCCTAGTTTTTTCCTCTTTGGATCTTAAGTGGGGGCTTCTTTTGTAATGGAGAACGAGACTCGTAGCGGGTCTCTTCAGAACTCTTCGTCCTCTAGGAAAGAGTGGCGCGCCGTTTCCGATTCTCACAACTTCGGAAACGCCACTGATTACGTGGTAATGCCCccccccctctctctctctgctcgTGTGATACTGTTTTATCTGTTACCCAGAAGTTAATTTACAGCTCGTGTGATTGAATATCTGAGGgaaagtttggatttttttttattctttttggtTTATTTGCAGAATGGAAGAGAGGCTGCTGGTGGTGATTTGGATTACTACTCAATCACGGTGGATGATGGTGAAGTCTTGGAGCAGATTCGTGCCCTTTCTAGACAACAAGGGGAGCTTCAGCAGCAGGAGGTTGAGCTCCGAGCTCGTGTGTTGGCTATGGAGATCCAGAGGAGCTTTGAGTCTCGTTCTGCTGAGTATGAGAATGCTGCTGCTAGGATGCAGGTTTGGATCTTTTACTTTTTGATTGAGGGGTTTGATGTTTGCGTGGAAGATGTAAAGGAATGTTCTTTGTAGGAGCAACTTCGTGAGAATGATAGGTCTATTCGGGAGATGGAGAGGAAGCTAGAGGAGAAAGAAAGGGAGCTTCATGCTGTTAAGCTTGATAATGAAGCGGTATGTTGTTTAAATATGAATTGATCTGAATGGTTTTGAGGCTAAGTTTGCTTGTAATTCTTCTAACAGGCATGGGAGAAAGAGGGGCTACTAAGAGAACAAAACAAAGAACTTGCTACGCTCAGGTGCTGTCTTTATTCTCTTCGTTAAGGTCTTTTACGTTGCAGTTAGATAAAATGTTTTGTTGGACTGTGGTTTCGAAATATGCAGAAGGGAGCGTGATCACTCTGAAGCTGAGATGTCCCAAAGTTTACACAAAATATCTGAACTTCAGGAGCATGTTCAAGAGAAGGAGAGACAGTTCGCTGAATTGCAGGAACAGGTTACTTTTCCTGTGTTTTTGTTACACGATCAAGTTATTCAACTTGCAGTTATGTTTCATTGTCATGTTTGAAGTTTTTGAGTACACTAACAACATAGTCTTTATTTATAATGGCTTGTAGAATAGGATTGCTCAAGAAACAATCATGTACAAGGATGAGCAACTGAGAGAAGCGCAAGGCTGGATTGCGCGTGCTCAAGAGATGGATGCTTTACAATCATCTACAAATCACTCCTTGCAGGCTGAGTTGAGAGAACGTACTGAGCAGTATAACCAGCTCTGGCTTGGTTGCCAAAGACAGGTTGCTTATCTGATTAAATTCcagtttttttctctctcttctcgtGATAATTCTAGTCTTTATCTTATATTGTTCCATCTCACTGAGTTCAGTTTGCGGAGATGGAGAGATTGCATTTGCATACAGTGCAACAGCTTCAGCATGAGCTTGCCAATGTAAAAGGAGGTGGCTCTAAAACAAACCCCAACGGTGCCTCCCAGATTATCCAAAACAGTGGGAACCAAATCAAGGTAATGAAACGATCCATGGACCATGCTAAAGCACTTGAAGTAGATTGTATCGTAACCGTGACTGTCTTTTCTCTTGGGAGTATTTGTAGAACATTCAAGCGGGTCAGGTGAACCCTCTGCATTCGTTTGCCATGCATCAACAAGAGCTTCTTCAACCTCGGGGACCTCCACCTCATGTTCCAGAATCAGTGTTACTGCAGCAAAAGGTGtgagattaatgaatgcatctttttttttcactatAATCAACAGTTAGTAACTGTATATAGTCTTTCATGGTTTCTTCTCAGGCTGTACCAGCTAGTGCAGAGATGCCTAGGCAGAATTATGTGCATCCATCTCAAGTTGTACATGGCTTAGTAAGTTCTGATGAGAAGAGTGAACACCAAGTGCCTACCAATGGACAGTCCCTTGATCAAGGGTATCTCGATGTTCAAACTAGCCACGGAGCACAATTCGGACCAACCACACCATCATCCTCTGTGAATGAACAGGTAGGGGATGCTTTTGTTACTACATGCTGTAATATACTTGTTCAAAACGATACTATATCATAAGAGAGTTACCTCTTAACAGGTGGTGGAATCTGGAAATGGATCCAATGCGTCAGAGAATAACTTTCAGGATATTTCTTCGCAGTTCCGTGATGCGCTAAGGCTAGATTCCGTTGCCATCAATCAGAAACCTGAGGTATGCTCGTATCatctagaaatttttttttgcttcttctgGCTATAGCGAAAATATTCTGATCTCTTTCCCTAGGAGATTAATGGTCAGGTTTCTCCTGGTGAGCCAAATGGTGTTGCGCGTGAAACTCTAGTCTCATTTGGTAAAACTGAGAGGAACTTGGAGAGTGCTCTTCTAGATGAAAGGTCGCTTTTGGCTTGCATCGTTCGCACTATACCAGCTGGTGGAAGAATCAGAATCAGTTCAACGGTGAGAATCTTAACCACAATGAGAGTGAACAATTGAATATGGAAATGGTCTTGCTCGTAACATCTACTGTTTAATACGTCGTCATTTGCAGCTTCCCAATCGTTTGGGCAAAATGCTAGCTCCTCTACACTGGCATGATTACAGGAAGAAGTACGGGAAGCTGGAAGATTTTGTTGCTAGCCATCTCGAGGTCTGTCTCATCCCAATTCCCCCAAaccattttaaaagaaaaaactgtTAAACTTGTGTTTGGCTTGCAGTTATTCATGATAGAGGACGACTACATTCAAGTGAGGGAAGGTGCGCAGAAAATGGTAGCAGGTTCAGCTTCAGCAGCAGCAGGCAAAGTCGCAGTTTCATCATCTCCAAGCTCCATGTATGTGGCTATGACTCCTATGGCTCAATCTCAGGGGTTAAAGAAGAATGTCCAAAGAGGAAGACAGAGCTCTGATTACATGGCGCCGCAACAGAGGAAGCTCTGAAGTGAATGCAGCATGTAAGAGCAAGGCGTGACATTCTTCtatcttatttttatctattttgttTAATGCCTTActtattaaaagagaatcaaTTTGGGAGAGTAACTttaatttagtattttatttacattGCTGCTATCATGCTTTACTCTCTCAtgcatccttttttttttttcccgtcaaagttatttttaattaaaattcagGGGACTAAGCCCAACAAGGCTGGCCCAACACCAGAAACAAATTACAATACTAAGGCCCACAAAACGCTGGGCAAAATTTAAAACACAAGACGGGCCTAAAGCCCACACCAATCGCCACAAACTCAACGGGCCGGACTTCCCCTTATGGCCCACTCGTCAAGGAGGCGGGACACGTGTTGTAATCTCCTTCTCAGCGCGCCACGCGTCAACCTATACCTCGACCTGACCGTCGGCGAAGCGAGAAGCCCCAAACCCCACCACCGAAACCCTCGTTACGGCGGAGCTCAAAACCGGAGAGCCTCCACCGAAACCTCTTTTCTTCCGTTTACTGACCTTTCTACGGAGAGCCGCCTCGATCTCTTCGAGCCCTCATCCGCCTTGTGAAAGCCACGAACCACAGAACTCATCGATCCAACACTATGTTCGATCCAAAACCGAGAACACCACTTTACCCCACTAGAACCGGCGACGCAAGGCTAAGTACGCCTTCACCCCCCCGGAGACAGGACCGACGAGGCTTGCTGAAGAAGCCAAACACCTCCCGGAGACTTGACCGGCGGCGACGGAGCTTTAGtagcctccacctcccggagTATAACTTCACCACACTTTACCCCTCCACGCGACTGCGCCTTCACTCCAGCAACCCATCCACCGTAGATTGCGGTTCACTCCTCGAGCTAGCGCCTCCGGATGAGAGCTAAACCAGAACTCCGGCAAGGCGAATCAAGGGGAGAGAGCCAAAAAACGGACTGCTTAAACGGACAAGGAAGGACAAGCGGTTCCGGTGATGGCACGCGCGCCGACGCGCCGACCGCTCACCAGAACCagatctactttctctctcttctctctcttctctctcttctctctcttctctctcgatCTATTTCTCACTACAGTCTCCTCTCTCTCATGCATCCTCAGAAAGCTTTTATAATTATCCTTTTTTAACTAGATTTATTATAGTTAGTTCATTGGTCCAACAATTTATATTTAAACCATTCTTATTCATAACATAAATCAAAGCTAAATGATTGGTTCTAAATATATCGtgtaattctataatattatagtttatatttttattcgatattattaatatatactgatttatttaatatattatactttgttattaatttttattatttattaattttcaaattaagTAGGGAAATTGCCATAAATAGCATATtcatattatcatttttcatgtttacactaatcacttttatacccttaggattaactaatctaaacttaggGTTTATAGTTAAGGGATGCGGTAAGGTTTTTAGAATGTGGAATTTAGAATTCtaagaaatatataaataaatatttaaaaaatatataaaatttttttaaaaatagtttcaaatataattttcgattttcaaaattttttttgaaaaaaataaaaaaaaatcgagaaaaaaagaatttataaaagttcgaatttgaaaaagtataatacgaaaacataaaaaaaaaattattttttattttaatttttatttattttatttttactatttttatttaaataataatttattatatatataaatagcaaGGATATAATAGTATTTTGCcttttaatgaaaaatgtattttggaAAATGTTCTtgtagtggtggtaaaaatgaaaagtggtagcatgaaagtggtaaacaagTAATTTTCCCTTAAttttttacaacatatatagtttattttttcgtagtgtatttcaaaatttattctttattatctataatttaatattttgtaaaatttaaaatataatcattttgaggttgaatatttattttcaaaattttatattttgtcaagaaaactttgaaaaattgcactattatttttgagtttggaagatgacatgaattttgaattgtttttgttactacattaatacttattgaaatatttgaattagtaatattttttaaattttctttacagattttttttataattacaaaaattataattgaaattctttttatcattaatattttaaatgaattattaaaaattcatatttttctaataacatattttttttaaatagtatatgaactaaaggttattTACCTATTATTATATagtgtatataattattttaaataatatattgttgagagtttcaaaaaaagaaagataatatatagttgtagataaTAAGGTAACCTAtgtcaataaatttattttttataaaaatattatatagtttacaaatATAACTCATTTTAACgatgagtgataatttatttaaataaaacaatttagaaaactaaaatttgttaatttacctatttaatatagttttgtcatatttaattcatatagcacttctatttttatataatacataatataattatagaatttataaaaaaatagtagataattttaaattcttgttttatgataaaaattaagttagcattgatttataataatattctattactaattacgaaattaattaatatgttattttataaaaatatttaaattcttaAGTAAgattttcttagattttttcTCATCAGATTTTCTTAtagtataaaaaaatcaaatttattgttGGTttcttattaatataaataatctaatatatcatattaactaatttttaagtGGTCTTACTATGAATTGTTAATGGTTAATAAAAATAGgacctaaattaatagattagatatagtTAAGtggttaaaaaatattgttttggaCTTCTTAgtttaagtattttattttctgTATTGTGATTTTTCTTAGACTTTTGAAtgtctttgtttttattttatgttcacattttatttatcttttgttttgggCAATtgatttgttatatattttgtttctattATCTTTGTTACTTAATGTTAGAATATAACGGTTCAAGAAACTACTAAAATGTGATCTATTATCTgttaaaaactaaatattacaGATACAGTATCAATTAATGGTCTACTATTCATCTAATATTTTCATGCACGGCTAAACAAAATTTGTATctcttaaaaagaaaatattgtatataaaaCATAGAGTGATTTACGTAGAAATATCATTAAATAACAGCCACTATTTCTTTGTTGTATGTCATTAAATATTgtcattaaataatattttttttgagaaaattaataGATTTGACTTTTTCTCAAAgaagatttataaatattatttggaaTCTGGTCAATGTTATACAACAaagaaatttttgaaaaaagaatttgaaatatcttcaaaaagaaaataaccaaaTGGTGTTGCACAAGAAAAAACAAGATGGATTAGAAGAAAAGTTCAACAGATTTTAATCTTTGTGTTGTACACTTGTATTGTTTTTTAATCTTATCTTTGCAATTGATTGTATTTCtgttattttctatatttttattgtaactttacattttatttaaataaaatagttgttaaaaaacaaatttaaaataggaCCTCACTATAAGTTCCCTCTACTACATAACATAACTAATTTTGTTCATGTCTACCGCAACAGCTTCGTGGGACTTgacaaacactttttttttttgaactgaggCTTAAACTTGACAAACACTTAACAAgccaaaaacaagaaaaataacatATTGATATAAATATCCCAAGTAACGCTTGAATAATTTGCGGAAATgtttataaaattcaaaataaagttttaaaacgGTTATTAATTCATGAGAAATATTCCTCAAATCAACCAGTTTTTTAACATCCAAATTTACCTCAAatgaaatgtcttttttttttcagagaacAATGACTCCACAAGCGCTAGAACATCTAGGCAATGCAACGACTTCTTTAAGGAAATCACGCATGCCTTTTTTGGTATAGTAAGTATCAAGCCTTAGTTTCTCCAGGATTGGTGAATTCTTGAGGAAGTATCTTACTAGCTCTACTTCTCCTTCATACTTTGGGATCAAACGTATCAATTCGACGACCTTGAGTGATGACACCAAACACGGAGGCACTGTTGAAAACATCAACTTCGGTTCTCTGTTCTTCTTATAACTCGGGTCCTTGATCAACTCCTGCAAatacataagataaaaaaaaattgagaataaaGTGGTAAATTAAAAGCTTTTCACATACAATTTGCATAACTCGAAGGGTTATAAAGCAATTCATTACCAATATGGGGCAGCTTTCAAGAATGGATGGCAACATTTCAAGGTCGGATTTAGAGAACTTAACATGCAAACGGGATAGGTCACGGAACTGAAGCAATGGTCCCGGTTCGGAGTGTAGAAAGATGTTCTGTAAAAgagtaaaacaaaaacaaaatgttgGTTAGAAACTTTTTGAGGAAGAATATTAAAAGGAATGCTCAAAAATTAAAGGGTCTCAAAATTAAATAACATGACTACCTTCAAAATGTAACTACTTAAAACAATGCCTCTGAACCTCGGAATATCGGTGAGGGTATCACAAATGAATCTTTTGGTGCAAGTCAGACGAGGGAAGACCGCATAAATCTCTAGTGTGGTAGAGCAACCCAAATTGATGATTTTGAAGTTCTTTGATACGTAACCCCTAGTCTTCAAACACTCGAGTAGAGGAGCATTAATCACAACTTCTGTATACGAATCTATGTGGATTCTCTTGAGGGTATTAGAGCGCAACTCTA of the Brassica rapa cultivar Chiifu-401-42 chromosome A03, CAAS_Brap_v3.01, whole genome shotgun sequence genome contains:
- the LOC103857069 gene encoding uncharacterized protein LOC103857069, with protein sequence MGYVLRVRMASFFAGAATASFIGLSVLYKDYKVAHESISQQAKAFHDSLDRRISALESLRQTEAPQLPETTTD
- the LOC103857070 gene encoding cingulin isoform X1 — protein: MENETRSGSLQNSSSSRKEWRAVSDSHNFGNATDYVNGREAAGGDLDYYSITVDDGEVLEQIRALSRQQGELQQQEVELRARVLAMEIQRSFESRSAEYENAAARMQEQLRENDRSIREMERKLEEKERELHAVKLDNEAAWEKEGLLREQNKELATLRRERDHSEAEMSQSLHKISELQEHVQEKERQFAELQEQNRIAQETIMYKDEQLREAQGWIARAQEMDALQSSTNHSLQAELRERTEQYNQLWLGCQRQFAEMERLHLHTVQQLQHELANVKGGGSKTNPNGASQIIQNSGNQIKNIQAGQVNPLHSFAMHQQELLQPRGPPPHVPESVLLQQKAVPASAEMPRQNYVHPSQVVHGLVSSDEKSEHQVPTNGQSLDQGYLDVQTSHGAQFGPTTPSSSVNEQVVESGNGSNASENNFQDISSQFRDALRLDSVAINQKPEEINGQVSPGEPNGVARETLVSFGKTERNLESALLDERSLLACIVRTIPAGGRIRISSTLPNRLGKMLAPLHWHDYRKKYGKLEDFVASHLELFMIEDDYIQVREGAQKMVAGSASAAAGKVAVSSSPSSMYVAMTPMAQSQGLKKNVQRGRQSSDYMAPQQRKL
- the LOC103857070 gene encoding uncharacterized protein LOC103857070 isoform X2, with the protein product MENETRSGSLQNSSSSRKEWRAVSDSHNFGNATDYVNGREAAGGDLDYYSITVDDGEVLEQIRALSRQQGELQQQEVELRARVLAMEIQRSFESRSAEYENAAARMQEQLRENDRSIREMERKLEEKERELHAVKLDNEAAWEKEGLLREQNKELATLRRERDHSEAEMSQSLHKISELQEHVQEKERQFAELQEQNRIAQETIMYKDEQLREAQGWIARAQEMDALQSSTNHSLQAELRERTEQYNQLWLGCQRQFAEMERLHLHTVQQLQHELANVKGGGSKTNPNGASQIIQNSGNQIKNIQAGQVNPLHSFAMHQQELLQPRGPPPHVPESVLLQQKAVPASAEMPRQNYVHPSQVVHGLVSSDEKSEHQVPTNGQSLDQGYLDVQTSHGAQFGPTTPSSSVNEQVVESGNGSNASENNFQDISSQFRDALRLDSVAINQKPEVSPGEPNGVARETLVSFGKTERNLESALLDERSLLACIVRTIPAGGRIRISSTLPNRLGKMLAPLHWHDYRKKYGKLEDFVASHLELFMIEDDYIQVREGAQKMVAGSASAAAGKVAVSSSPSSMYVAMTPMAQSQGLKKNVQRGRQSSDYMAPQQRKL
- the LOC103857072 gene encoding F-box/FBD/LRR-repeat protein At1g51370 isoform X4, translating into MVGRKRKAKTCDKGSQRSWICQLPDDLISDILLRVPTKHAVRTGVLSKTWINHWKSVRGLDLESFEFLDMDTFVSFVRSFFDSHRESMIDKIRLSVHYSDCKSLLTKWTDISIRRSVQHLDVCYYGPYSCDVTMPVSLYTCKTLVHLRLCWVVLANLEVVSLPCLKIMHLEYITDLTEATVEKLISGSPVLEDLTIVRETHGERFIELRSNTLKRIHIDSYTEVVINAPLLECLKTRGYVSKNFKIINLGCSTTLEIYAVFPRLTCTKRFICDTLTDIPRFRGIVLSSYILKNIFLHSEPGPLLQFRDLSRLHVKFSKSDLEMLPSILESCPILELIKDPSYKKNREPKLMFSTVPPCLVSSLKVVELIRLIPKYEGEVELVRYFLKNSPILEKLRLDTYYTKKGMRDFLKEVVALPRCSSACGVIVL